One genomic region from Ornithinicoccus hortensis encodes:
- a CDS encoding ABC transporter ATP-binding protein, producing MTTSSTPTTTGHDAAHAGPVVRVSDLRKSYGTKVAVDGVSFTVDRGEIFGILGPNGAGKTTTVECLAGLRQADSGSIELLGLDPQHDPTPVREVLGVQLQESKLPAKLRVREALELYASFYPDPEDPEALISLLGLGERRDTPYQNLSGGQQQRLSIALALVGRPQVAILDELTTGLDPQARREAWDLVEKVRDSGVTIVLVTHFMDEAERLCDRLVVIDRGRVVAEGTPGDLSGGSRGSRTFRVVLPVAPPEGLLTGLPSVTSVRDVGRELEISGTDTVLPDAIAALSGCGIIPDEVRTRTRSLEDAFVELVTRETEETAP from the coding sequence ATGACCACCTCGTCCACCCCAACCACCACCGGGCACGACGCGGCACACGCCGGACCCGTGGTCCGCGTGAGCGACCTGCGCAAGTCCTACGGCACGAAGGTGGCCGTGGACGGCGTGTCCTTCACCGTGGACCGCGGCGAGATCTTCGGGATCCTCGGCCCCAACGGGGCCGGCAAGACCACGACGGTGGAGTGCCTGGCCGGGCTGCGGCAGGCCGACAGCGGCAGCATCGAGCTGCTGGGCCTGGACCCGCAACACGACCCGACACCGGTCCGGGAGGTCCTGGGTGTGCAGCTGCAGGAGTCCAAGCTCCCGGCCAAACTGCGGGTCCGCGAGGCCCTCGAGTTGTATGCATCCTTCTATCCCGATCCGGAGGACCCCGAGGCCCTGATCTCCTTGCTCGGCCTGGGCGAGAGGCGGGACACGCCATACCAGAACCTGTCCGGCGGACAGCAGCAGCGGTTGTCCATCGCGTTGGCGCTCGTGGGCCGGCCCCAGGTCGCGATCCTCGACGAGCTCACGACCGGGCTGGACCCGCAGGCCCGCCGGGAGGCGTGGGACCTGGTGGAGAAGGTCCGCGACAGCGGTGTGACGATCGTCCTGGTCACCCACTTCATGGACGAGGCTGAGCGCCTCTGTGACCGTCTGGTGGTCATCGACCGGGGCCGGGTCGTGGCGGAGGGGACACCGGGCGACCTGTCCGGCGGGTCCCGCGGGAGCCGCACCTTCCGGGTGGTTCTGCCCGTGGCTCCACCCGAGGGCCTGCTCACCGGCCTGCCGTCGGTGACCTCGGTCCGCGACGTCGGTCGCGAGCTGGAGATCAGCGGCACTGACACGGTGCTGCCCGACGCCATCGCCGCGCTCTCCGGGTGCGGCATCATCCCGGACGAGGTCCGCACCCGCACCCGCTCGCTGGAGGACGCCTTCGTCGAGCTGGTCACCCGAGAGACCGAGGAGACCGCACCATGA
- a CDS encoding ATP-binding cassette domain-containing protein, which produces MTGLTVRAEDLGVSYGADPALSGITLELEPNRIHGLLGRNGAGKTTLLSALASLRAPSAGRILIDGADPFEDERLMEQVCLIRESGDVLADEKLRTNLDWCELARPRFDREYAERLIEQFGLDLRKKPQALSRGQASAFGAIIGLAARAPVTMFDEVHLGMDAQARQMFYDELLAEFAERPRTIVLSSHLISEIEHLVETVTILHAGALLLSEESDDLHAQGATLTGPAEVVDRFTSTQPVIGTRDLGPTRQATVFGSLDEAMLTRARAEGLQVGPVPLQDLFIHLSNHAHDTAKEST; this is translated from the coding sequence ATGACTGGCCTCACCGTCCGCGCCGAGGACCTCGGCGTTAGCTACGGAGCCGACCCGGCGCTCAGCGGGATCACGCTCGAGCTCGAACCGAACCGGATCCATGGCCTGCTGGGGCGCAACGGCGCCGGCAAGACCACGCTGCTGTCGGCACTGGCCTCGCTGCGGGCGCCGTCGGCCGGCCGGATCTTGATCGACGGGGCCGACCCGTTCGAGGACGAACGGCTGATGGAACAGGTCTGTCTTATCCGCGAGAGCGGCGACGTTCTCGCCGACGAGAAGTTGCGCACGAACCTGGACTGGTGTGAACTCGCCCGCCCCCGGTTCGACCGCGAGTATGCCGAACGACTGATCGAGCAGTTCGGCCTCGACCTGCGCAAGAAGCCGCAGGCGCTCTCGCGTGGCCAGGCTTCGGCCTTCGGCGCCATCATCGGGCTCGCCGCCCGGGCTCCGGTGACGATGTTCGACGAGGTCCACCTCGGGATGGATGCCCAGGCCCGCCAGATGTTCTACGACGAGCTGCTCGCAGAGTTCGCCGAGCGGCCGCGGACGATCGTGCTGTCCAGCCATCTGATCAGCGAGATCGAGCACCTGGTGGAGACCGTGACCATCCTGCACGCCGGGGCACTGCTGCTCAGCGAGGAGTCCGACGACCTCCATGCTCAGGGGGCGACCCTCACTGGGCCTGCCGAGGTCGTCGACCGGTTCACCAGCACCCAGCCGGTGATCGGGACCCGCGACCTGGGACCGACCCGGCAGGCGACCGTCTTCGGCTCCCTCGACGAGGCCATGCTCACCCGGGCCCGGGCAGAAGGCCTGCAGGTCGGTCCCGTGCCTCTCCAGGACCTCTTCATCCACCTGAGCAACCATGCCCACGACACCGCGAAGGAGTCGACATGA
- a CDS encoding GntR family transcriptional regulator, whose amino-acid sequence MFDGREPIYQQIAEAIRGEILSGALREGDQVMSTTQYATTYRINPATAAKAFAQLVDEGILHKQRGLGMFVSDGAPEMLRTRRREVFFTERLDPVLHEADVLGITTAELTSYLTRTPKGAHR is encoded by the coding sequence GTGTTCGACGGTCGAGAGCCGATCTACCAGCAGATCGCGGAGGCCATCCGCGGCGAGATCCTCTCCGGCGCGCTCCGCGAGGGGGACCAGGTCATGTCGACCACCCAGTACGCCACCACCTACCGGATCAACCCCGCGACGGCGGCCAAGGCCTTCGCCCAGCTCGTCGACGAGGGGATCCTGCACAAGCAGCGGGGCCTGGGGATGTTCGTCTCCGACGGAGCACCCGAGATGCTGCGCACGCGGCGTCGCGAGGTGTTCTTTACCGAACGCCTTGATCCGGTGCTGCACGAGGCCGACGTCCTGGGGATCACCACTGCGGAACTCACCTCCTACCTCACGCGCACTCCGAAGGGAGCCCACCGATGA
- the ppk2 gene encoding polyphosphate kinase 2 — MQQELREYIDRLRVEGYTVRDDQGSDPDLITPDGRAVDTWREDYPYDNRLSRAYYDVEKWLLQVELLKLQYWAKDTGQRIVIIFEGRDAAGKGGAIKRFIEHLNPRGARVVALTKPSRVEEGQWYFQRYVTHLPTAGEIVLFDRSWYNRAGVERVMGFCTDDQYDRFVRQAPTFERMLVEDGVHLTKFWFSVTRSEQRTRFAIRQLDPVRRWKLSPMDLESLDRWEDYTEAKEEMFRLTDTDEAPWTTIKSNDKKRARLNAMRYFLGRFDYPDKDTTIVLPPDPNLVRRGRYTTGD; from the coding sequence GTGCAGCAGGAACTCCGCGAGTACATCGACCGGCTCAGGGTCGAGGGTTACACCGTCCGTGACGACCAGGGCTCGGACCCGGACCTGATCACCCCTGACGGCCGGGCGGTGGATACCTGGCGTGAGGACTACCCCTACGACAACCGGCTGTCCCGCGCCTACTACGACGTGGAGAAGTGGCTGTTGCAGGTCGAGCTGCTCAAGCTGCAGTACTGGGCCAAGGACACAGGTCAGCGGATCGTCATCATCTTCGAGGGCCGCGACGCCGCCGGGAAGGGCGGCGCCATCAAGCGGTTCATCGAGCACCTGAACCCCCGTGGTGCGCGTGTCGTGGCCCTGACCAAGCCGTCCCGGGTCGAGGAGGGCCAGTGGTATTTCCAGCGCTATGTCACCCACCTGCCAACGGCCGGCGAGATCGTGCTCTTCGACCGCTCCTGGTACAACCGGGCCGGCGTCGAGCGGGTGATGGGGTTCTGCACCGACGACCAGTACGACCGCTTCGTCCGTCAGGCACCGACCTTCGAGCGGATGCTCGTGGAGGACGGCGTGCACCTGACCAAGTTCTGGTTCTCGGTCACCCGGTCCGAGCAGCGGACCCGGTTCGCCATCCGGCAGCTCGACCCGGTGCGCCGCTGGAAGCTGTCCCCGATGGACCTGGAGTCGCTGGACCGGTGGGAGGACTACACCGAGGCCAAGGAGGAGATGTTCCGCCTCACCGACACCGACGAGGCGCCCTGGACCACGATCAAGAGCAACGACAAGAAGCGGGCCCGGCTCAACGCCATGCGCTACTTCCTGGGCCGCTTCGACTACCCGGACAAGGACACCACCATCGTGTTGCCGCCGGACCCCAATCTGGTCCGGCGCGGCCGGTACACGACCGGCGACTAG
- the hemW gene encoding radical SAM family heme chaperone HemW produces the protein MPSALPLGEPAPADGALPGWALSGLGERPFGVYLHVPFCRVRCGYCDFNTYTVPELGGHGATLDSYADAALAEIELATRALGSGPDPVPAVQTVFVGGGTPTMLPPGDLVRMLRGIDRAWGLAPDAEITTEANPDTITPEVAQQLAAGGFTRVSLGMQSAVPHVLRTLDRTHDPANVATAVAAVRAAGMQVSLDLIYGTPGESLADWEASLRAVTDLAPDHVSAYALVVEQGTKLAAQVRRGEVPAPDDDDEADKYELADEVLSGAGYGWYEISNWATGPDARCRHNVGYWAGGNWWGIGPGAHSHIGGVRFWNVKHPAPYADRLASGASPAAGRERLSPAQRHDERVLLESRLVEGLDLAVLPAQGRAEVAGLIAGGLLDGAAALRGRGVLTLRGRLLADTVVHRLLAGS, from the coding sequence ATGCCGTCCGCGCTTCCCCTGGGTGAACCCGCGCCCGCGGACGGGGCCCTCCCCGGGTGGGCGCTGAGCGGGCTCGGGGAACGGCCGTTCGGGGTCTATCTGCACGTCCCGTTCTGCCGGGTGCGGTGCGGCTACTGCGACTTCAACACCTACACGGTGCCCGAGCTCGGGGGCCACGGGGCGACCCTGGATAGCTATGCCGACGCCGCCCTCGCCGAGATCGAGCTGGCCACCCGGGCCCTCGGCTCAGGTCCGGACCCGGTCCCGGCCGTGCAGACCGTCTTCGTCGGCGGCGGCACGCCGACCATGCTGCCGCCGGGCGACCTGGTCCGGATGCTCCGGGGGATCGACCGGGCCTGGGGGCTGGCCCCGGATGCCGAGATCACCACCGAGGCCAACCCCGACACGATCACGCCGGAGGTGGCGCAGCAGCTCGCCGCCGGGGGCTTCACCCGGGTCAGCCTCGGGATGCAGTCGGCCGTGCCGCACGTGCTCCGCACGCTCGACCGCACCCACGACCCGGCCAACGTGGCGACGGCCGTGGCCGCGGTCCGGGCGGCCGGGATGCAGGTGAGCCTGGACCTCATCTACGGCACGCCCGGGGAGTCCCTGGCGGACTGGGAGGCGAGCCTGCGGGCGGTGACCGACCTCGCGCCGGACCACGTGTCGGCATACGCCCTCGTGGTGGAACAGGGCACCAAGCTGGCCGCGCAGGTGCGCCGGGGTGAGGTCCCGGCCCCGGACGATGACGACGAGGCCGACAAGTACGAGCTGGCCGACGAGGTGCTCTCGGGCGCCGGGTACGGCTGGTACGAGATCAGCAACTGGGCCACCGGGCCGGATGCGCGCTGCCGTCACAACGTCGGCTACTGGGCGGGTGGCAACTGGTGGGGGATCGGCCCGGGCGCGCACAGCCACATCGGCGGCGTGCGCTTCTGGAACGTCAAGCACCCGGCTCCGTATGCGGACCGGCTGGCTTCCGGTGCCTCGCCCGCCGCGGGCCGGGAGCGGCTGAGCCCGGCGCAGCGGCACGACGAGCGCGTGCTGCTCGAGTCGCGCCTGGTCGAGGGCCTGGACCTGGCCGTCCTCCCCGCGCAGGGGCGAGCCGAGGTCGCGGGGCTGATCGCCGGTGGCCTGCTCGACGGCGCCGCTGCCCTGCGTGGTCGTGGCGTCCTGACGCTCCGTGGCCGGTTGCTCGCGGACACCGTCGTCCACCGGCTCCTGGCCGGCTCCTGA
- a CDS encoding DUF4870 domain-containing protein, whose protein sequence is MTQDPANNPPQPPHQAYQAYQRQGISSGERTWMIMAHLSAPIAFLISAGSLSFLGPLVIWLIQKDQSPAVRASAAGAFNFNLSFWILYLLGWVVGIVTLTLGFIVVIPFWIVIFLVAAFVHIKGALRAARGETYHYPFQLPVLH, encoded by the coding sequence ATGACCCAGGACCCAGCCAACAACCCGCCGCAGCCGCCCCACCAGGCGTATCAGGCATACCAGCGACAGGGCATCAGCTCGGGTGAGCGCACCTGGATGATCATGGCGCACCTGTCCGCACCGATCGCGTTCCTGATCAGTGCGGGCAGCCTGAGCTTCCTCGGACCCCTCGTCATCTGGCTGATCCAGAAGGACCAGAGCCCGGCCGTCCGCGCGTCCGCGGCCGGCGCGTTCAACTTCAACCTCTCGTTCTGGATCCTCTACCTGCTGGGGTGGGTCGTCGGCATCGTCACGCTGACGCTCGGCTTCATCGTGGTGATCCCGTTCTGGATCGTGATCTTCCTGGTCGCGGCCTTCGTGCACATCAAGGGCGCGCTCCGGGCGGCCCGCGGCGAGACCTACCACTACCCGTTCCAGCTGCCGGTCCTGCACTGA
- a CDS encoding DUF3097 domain-containing protein yields the protein MNDRYGTDVLSGDWRAPARGRAQSVEAELGMVVEDVETGWCGAICRVEKAGGMHVVHLEDRRGRRKGFPLGPGFLLEGRPVVLTPPKQAERAALAAARKEASRTASGSRAVEHAPARVASGSRIFVEGRHDAELVEKIWGDDLRVEGVVVELLEGVDDLTAVIRDFAPSADRRMGVLVDHLVAGTKEDRIVQAARALPQSRHVKILGHPYVDVWQSVRPARLGLEAWPVIDRGRSWKHGVLAELGWPHTTQADVARGWKQILGSVRSYSDLEPTLLASVEELIDFVTVPQGVRHP from the coding sequence GTGAACGACCGATACGGCACCGATGTCCTCTCCGGCGACTGGCGGGCCCCCGCCCGTGGTCGGGCCCAGTCCGTCGAGGCCGAGCTCGGCATGGTCGTCGAGGACGTCGAGACCGGCTGGTGCGGCGCGATCTGCCGGGTCGAGAAGGCCGGCGGGATGCACGTCGTGCACCTGGAGGACCGCCGGGGTCGCCGCAAGGGCTTCCCGCTCGGGCCGGGCTTCCTCCTCGAGGGCCGGCCGGTGGTGCTGACCCCGCCGAAGCAGGCCGAACGGGCTGCGTTGGCCGCCGCCCGCAAGGAGGCCTCACGCACCGCCAGCGGCTCCCGCGCGGTGGAGCACGCCCCGGCCCGCGTCGCGAGCGGCTCCCGCATCTTCGTCGAGGGCCGGCACGACGCCGAGCTGGTCGAGAAGATCTGGGGCGACGACCTGCGGGTCGAGGGGGTCGTGGTCGAACTACTCGAGGGAGTCGACGACCTGACCGCGGTGATCCGCGACTTCGCCCCCAGCGCGGACCGGCGGATGGGCGTCCTGGTCGACCACCTGGTGGCCGGCACCAAGGAGGACCGGATCGTGCAGGCCGCACGGGCGCTGCCGCAGTCGCGCCACGTGAAGATCCTGGGTCACCCCTACGTCGACGTGTGGCAGTCGGTGCGGCCCGCCCGGCTCGGGCTGGAGGCCTGGCCGGTCATCGACCGTGGCAGGTCCTGGAAGCACGGGGTCCTCGCCGAGCTCGGCTGGCCGCACACCACCCAGGCCGATGTGGCGCGGGGGTGGAAACAGATCCTGGGCTCCGTGCGTTCCTACAGTGACCTGGAGCCCACGCTCCTGGCCAGCGTCGAGGAACTGATCGACTTCGTCACCGTCCCACAGGGAGTGAGACACCCATGA
- the hrcA gene encoding heat-inducible transcriptional repressor HrcA, with the protein MNDDRRLAVLRAIVQDYVRTSEPVGSKSLLDRHQLGVSAATVRNDMAVLEEEGLITAPHTSAGRIPTDAGYRMFVDRLHSIKPLSRAEKTAIHRFLEGAVDLDDIVGRTVRLLSGLTRQAAVMQYPSLTRSTVRHVELVLVGTNRLMVVLIVNTGRVEQRIVELDRELVGAEGEQLVHDLRNLINRHACGHALAEATPLLEEAFEGVDLPDRPVGRAVVEALADVLMERNEERVVLAGTANLARVGTDFPLSIGPVLEALEEHVVLLKLMGSMATLDAEDAVTVSIGAENPYEGLQSTSVVTTTYGPAGGLGVVGPTRMDYPSAMASVRAVAHYVSQILDT; encoded by the coding sequence ATGAACGACGACCGGCGGCTGGCCGTCCTCCGCGCGATCGTCCAGGACTATGTGCGCACCTCCGAGCCGGTGGGGTCCAAGAGCCTGCTCGACCGGCACCAGCTGGGGGTGTCCGCCGCGACGGTGCGCAACGACATGGCCGTCCTGGAGGAGGAGGGCCTGATCACGGCCCCCCACACCAGCGCCGGGCGGATCCCGACCGACGCCGGCTACCGGATGTTCGTGGACCGGCTGCACTCCATCAAGCCGTTGAGCCGTGCCGAGAAGACCGCCATCCACCGCTTCCTGGAGGGCGCGGTCGACCTGGACGACATCGTCGGGCGCACCGTCCGCCTGCTCTCCGGGCTGACCCGGCAGGCCGCGGTGATGCAGTACCCCTCGCTGACCCGCTCGACGGTCCGGCACGTGGAGCTCGTCCTCGTGGGGACCAACCGGCTGATGGTGGTGCTGATCGTGAACACCGGCCGGGTCGAGCAGCGCATTGTCGAACTGGACCGGGAACTCGTCGGCGCCGAGGGCGAGCAGCTCGTCCACGACCTGCGCAACCTGATCAACCGGCACGCGTGCGGGCACGCCCTGGCCGAGGCCACCCCGCTGCTCGAGGAGGCCTTCGAGGGCGTCGACCTGCCGGACCGCCCGGTGGGCCGGGCCGTGGTCGAGGCGCTCGCCGACGTCCTCATGGAGCGCAACGAGGAGCGGGTGGTGCTGGCTGGCACGGCCAACCTGGCCCGGGTCGGCACCGATTTCCCGCTGTCCATCGGCCCCGTCCTGGAAGCCTTGGAAGAACATGTGGTGCTCCTGAAGTTGATGGGGAGTATGGCGACCCTCGACGCGGAGGACGCCGTGACCGTGAGCATCGGTGCCGAGAACCCCTACGAGGGGTTGCAGAGCACCTCGGTGGTCACCACGACCTACGGGCCCGCCGGCGGGCTGGGCGTCGTGGGGCCGACCCGCATGGACTACCCGTCCGCGATGGCGTCGGTGCGTGCGGTCGCGCACTACGTGTCGCAGATCCTGGACACCTGA
- the dnaJ gene encoding molecular chaperone DnaJ, with the protein MNDYYADLGVSREATAAEIKTAYRRKARQLHPDVNPGPEAEEQFKKVSQAFDVLGDDAKRAAYDRGQDPYGGQGGGFGQGFSFSDIMDAFFGGAAAGSRAPRSRTQRGQDALVRLDIDLRTAVFGGEETLTVDTAVRCETCSGAGAQPGTGTRTCGVCAGRGEVQQVQRSFLGQVMTSRPCTSCQGFGEIIEHPCSNCSGEGRVRTRRDLSLRVPAGVDSGTRIHLSGEGEAGRSGGPSGDLYVEVAVAPHETFRRRGDDLHCSVQVPMTAAALGATLTVDTFDGPTEVDLKAGTQPRDTVTLSQQGVTHLRGTGRGDLIVHLDVRVPTKLDGTQRDLLAQLAEARGETRPDGRLSPAQSGFLGKLKEAFNGR; encoded by the coding sequence GTGAACGACTACTACGCCGACCTCGGCGTGTCCCGTGAGGCCACGGCGGCCGAGATCAAGACCGCCTACCGCCGCAAGGCCCGTCAACTGCACCCCGACGTGAACCCCGGCCCCGAGGCCGAGGAGCAGTTCAAGAAGGTCAGCCAGGCCTTCGACGTGCTCGGGGACGACGCCAAACGCGCCGCGTACGACCGGGGCCAGGACCCCTACGGCGGGCAGGGTGGCGGCTTCGGCCAGGGGTTCAGCTTCAGCGACATCATGGACGCCTTCTTCGGCGGTGCCGCCGCGGGCTCCCGGGCCCCGCGCTCCCGCACGCAGCGTGGCCAGGACGCCCTGGTGCGGCTGGACATCGACCTGCGCACGGCGGTCTTCGGCGGGGAGGAGACCCTGACCGTGGACACGGCCGTGCGGTGCGAGACCTGTTCCGGCGCCGGTGCCCAGCCCGGCACCGGCACCCGCACCTGTGGCGTCTGCGCCGGGCGCGGGGAGGTCCAGCAGGTCCAGCGCTCCTTCCTCGGCCAGGTCATGACGTCCCGGCCGTGCACCTCCTGCCAGGGCTTCGGCGAGATCATCGAGCACCCGTGCTCCAACTGCTCCGGCGAGGGCCGGGTGCGCACCCGTCGGGACCTGTCGCTGCGGGTGCCGGCCGGGGTCGATTCCGGCACCCGGATCCACCTCTCGGGCGAGGGCGAGGCGGGTCGCTCCGGCGGACCCTCCGGCGACCTGTATGTCGAGGTGGCGGTCGCCCCGCACGAGACCTTCCGGCGTCGCGGGGACGACCTGCACTGCTCGGTGCAGGTCCCGATGACCGCGGCCGCGCTGGGTGCGACGCTCACGGTCGACACCTTCGACGGTCCGACCGAGGTGGACCTCAAGGCCGGCACCCAGCCGCGGGACACCGTGACCCTGTCCCAGCAGGGGGTCACCCACCTGCGGGGCACCGGCCGGGGCGACCTCATCGTGCACCTGGACGTGCGGGTGCCCACCAAGCTCGACGGGACCCAGCGCGACCTGTTGGCCCAGCTGGCCGAGGCGCGGGGGGAGACCCGGCCGGACGGCCGGCTGTCCCCGGCGCAGTCCGGCTTCCTCGGCAAGCTCAAGGAAGCGTTCAACGGTCGGTGA
- a CDS encoding 16S rRNA (uracil(1498)-N(3))-methyltransferase, producing the protein MSAPLFFTGQGRLSTVAVDDRFVLDGPEGRHAADVSRLGPGETVLLADGSGLLARSEVVERRKGELELRVQEVVSVAEPDPRFTLVQALAKGDRDLLAIEVGTELGVDDVVPWQADRSIVRWRGERAAKAHRKWEQTVLAATKQARRARVPGVAPLADRQAVIQRIAAADLALVLHEEATEPLAGVDLPGAGEVLLVVGPEGGISPEETQAFVDAGARTVRLGSTVLRTSTAGSAAIALLSARARWR; encoded by the coding sequence GTGAGCGCGCCGCTGTTCTTCACCGGGCAGGGGCGGTTGTCCACGGTCGCCGTGGATGACCGGTTCGTGCTGGACGGCCCGGAGGGGCGGCACGCCGCCGACGTGAGCCGGCTCGGCCCCGGCGAGACCGTGCTGCTGGCCGACGGGAGCGGCCTGCTGGCACGCAGCGAGGTGGTGGAGCGCCGCAAGGGAGAGCTGGAGCTGCGGGTCCAGGAGGTGGTCTCCGTCGCGGAGCCGGACCCCCGGTTCACCCTCGTGCAGGCGTTGGCCAAGGGGGACCGGGACCTGTTGGCGATCGAGGTGGGCACCGAACTCGGGGTCGACGACGTCGTCCCGTGGCAGGCCGACCGCAGCATCGTGCGGTGGCGGGGCGAGCGGGCCGCCAAGGCGCACCGCAAGTGGGAACAGACCGTGCTCGCCGCGACCAAGCAGGCACGGCGGGCGCGGGTGCCCGGCGTCGCGCCCCTGGCCGACCGGCAGGCGGTCATCCAGCGGATCGCGGCGGCCGACCTGGCCCTGGTGCTCCACGAGGAGGCCACCGAGCCGCTGGCCGGGGTCGACCTGCCCGGCGCGGGTGAGGTGCTGCTCGTGGTCGGCCCCGAGGGCGGGATCAGCCCCGAGGAGACGCAGGCCTTCGTGGACGCCGGGGCGCGCACCGTGCGGCTCGGGTCCACCGTGCTGCGCACCTCCACGGCCGGGTCGGCCGCGATCGCCCTGCTCAGCGCCCGGGCCCGCTGGCGGTGA
- a CDS encoding MFS transporter, with translation MTAESQATVGPGTGSGLWDPEIRSVSGGATALIALFATEYIAVGTAMPTVARALDGLGLYALAFGATIATGVIGMILGGWWSDRAGPGQVVAAGCAVFAGGLLVAGLAPTMEVFVAGRAVQGLGSGLASVAVYVLIAQRVPDVLRPKVFSLLAAAWVLPGLIGPVATGLVVEFLTWRWVFLGVVPLVLAALLVLRPALLGTSRSHDASYLGPATIGWAVLAALSVGVLNLAGESIQPREVLVGAPVVLLLVLAAWRLLPPGTLGLGRGLPSVIAARGAIGASFMAAEAYLPLLLQDRHDYAPAAAGAVLAVGSVTWALGSWVQGRLADQVDRYRLLVRGCLPIAAGLVVLVVSVAADWPGWTVLVVWAVVSLGVGLSYPTTSLLTLRLSPPAEVGRNSSSLQVSEALASAVALAVAGAAFTALYAGSHLHAFLSVTCVGLVAGFLAVLTSSRARPHPHP, from the coding sequence GTGACCGCGGAGTCGCAGGCGACCGTGGGGCCGGGGACCGGCTCCGGGCTGTGGGACCCGGAGATCCGGAGCGTCAGCGGGGGCGCCACCGCGCTCATCGCACTCTTCGCCACCGAGTACATCGCCGTGGGCACGGCCATGCCCACCGTGGCACGGGCGCTCGACGGTCTCGGGCTGTATGCCCTGGCCTTCGGGGCGACCATCGCCACCGGGGTGATCGGGATGATCCTCGGGGGCTGGTGGTCCGACCGCGCCGGTCCGGGGCAGGTGGTCGCGGCCGGCTGCGCCGTCTTCGCCGGGGGACTGCTGGTCGCCGGCCTCGCCCCGACGATGGAGGTCTTCGTCGCCGGGCGGGCCGTCCAGGGGCTCGGCAGCGGGCTGGCGTCGGTCGCGGTGTATGTGCTGATCGCGCAACGGGTGCCCGACGTGCTCCGGCCCAAGGTGTTCTCCCTCCTCGCGGCGGCCTGGGTGCTGCCCGGTCTCATCGGACCGGTCGCGACCGGTCTGGTGGTGGAGTTCCTCACCTGGCGCTGGGTCTTCCTCGGGGTGGTCCCGCTGGTGCTGGCGGCGCTGCTGGTGCTGCGACCCGCGCTGCTGGGCACGTCGCGCAGCCACGACGCCTCCTACCTGGGCCCGGCGACGATCGGTTGGGCGGTGCTCGCCGCGTTGTCGGTGGGGGTGCTGAACCTGGCCGGCGAGTCGATCCAGCCCCGCGAGGTGCTGGTCGGCGCACCGGTCGTGCTGCTCCTGGTGCTGGCCGCCTGGCGGCTGCTGCCGCCCGGCACGCTGGGCCTGGGCCGTGGCCTGCCCTCGGTGATCGCCGCCCGTGGCGCGATCGGTGCCTCGTTCATGGCGGCCGAGGCCTACCTCCCGCTGCTGCTGCAGGACCGGCACGACTACGCGCCGGCCGCGGCCGGGGCCGTGCTCGCCGTCGGGTCGGTGACCTGGGCCCTGGGCTCCTGGGTGCAGGGTCGGCTGGCCGACCAGGTCGACCGCTACCGGCTGCTGGTGCGGGGCTGCCTGCCGATCGCGGCGGGGCTGGTCGTGCTGGTCGTCTCCGTCGCCGCGGACTGGCCCGGGTGGACCGTGCTCGTGGTCTGGGCGGTGGTCTCCCTCGGGGTGGGGCTGTCCTACCCGACCACCTCGTTGCTGACGCTGCGCCTCTCACCGCCCGCCGAGGTAGGACGCAACAGCTCGTCCCTGCAGGTCAGTGAGGCGCTGGCCAGCGCCGTCGCGCTCGCCGTCGCCGGGGCCGCCTTCACCGCGCTGTATGCCGGCTCGCACCTGCACGCCTTCCTGTCCGTCACCTGCGTCGGCCTCGTCGCCGGCTTCCTCGCGGTGCTCACCTCCTCCCGCGCCCGCCCCCACCCCCACCCCTGA